Within Claveliimonas bilis, the genomic segment TCTTGACATCCCACCTCAGAATATGATATTTTCTATTTGTAAATCATTACCCTATAGATTTACACTGCAAGTTCAAATAATATTATTATGAAATCGTCGGGCAACCGACAAACACAGTGTGTGTTATTAAAGAGTCTATCTTTGATAGGCTTTTTATTTTTCTTGATTTTAATATACCATCTTTTTCCATAAAAACAACTAAAAATCTCCTAATTTTTAGTTACTTTTTCACAATTATAATAGTAACATATAGTTCTCTTTCTTATCTAAATTTACCTTTATAAAAATCCAGCTATTCTTATTCTACGAAAAAACCTCCCAAGACCAAAGTCTTGAGAGGTTTGTAAATTTTCTTTTGAAATTGTCTGCTCTGAAACGTCTGATTATCGTTTGGAGAACTGCGGAGCTCTACGAGCTGCTTTGAGTCCGTATTTCTTACGCTCTTTCATACGTGGGTCACGTGTCAGGTATCCTGCTTTCTTAAGGATCGGTCTGTAATCAGCATCTGCCTCAAGAAGAGCTCTGGAAATTCCGTGGCGGATTGCTCCTGCCTGTCCTGTGTAACCGCCGCCTTTTACGTTAACGATCACATCAAATTTTCCTTCTGTCTCTGTCGCAACAAGCGGCTGACGAACAATAACTTTCAGTGTTTCCAGTCCAAGATACTCATCGATATCTCTTTTATTTATTGTAATTTTTCCTGTTCCAGGTACTAAATATACTCTTGCGATTGATTTTTTTCTTCTTCCTGTTCCGTAGAATTTTCCGTTAGCCATTTCTTAATATCCTCCTTTCGACCTCTGATTAAAATTTCAGTTCTTCTGGTTTCTGAGCCTGATGTGCATGCTCTGGTCCAGCGTATACATGAAGTTTCTTAATCATGCTTCTTCCTAAAGGTCCCTTCGGAAGCATTCCTTTTACAGCCAGCTCAATTACTTTTTCCGGTTTCTTATCCATCATCTCTGCCAGTGTAGTTTCTTTCATTCCGCCTACATAATCAGAGTGATTGTAGTAAATTTTCTGAAGCATTTTCTTTCCGGTTACTTTTACATCTTTTGCATTGATCACGATCACGTAATCACCTGTGTCGATATGCGGTGTAAATTCCGGTTTGTTCTTTCCTCTCAAAACCTTAGCTACTTCTGATGCTAAACGTCCTAATGTATATCCTGCAGCGTCAACTACATACCATTTTCTTTCAATCTTGTCTGGACTAGCCATATAAGTTTTCATTGGTTTACCTCCTATGAATCGTTGCATTCTATGCGTTTACTTATAGATATTATATCGAAATCAGCCAGGTTCCGGGGCTTTGGTGCCTGCTGTTTCTCCTTTTGTCATACTGCATTATTATATTATACGCTTCCACGCGTGTCAACTGTTTTTATGGATTTTTTGCTGTATTTCTTCAGTATTTTTACCTTATTTTATTTGGCAAAAATCTGGAATAAATATTTCCGGACTAATCTTTGTTTATAGATTGACAATTTTCTTCTTTTATCCTATAATCGTCTTAAAAATAACAGTAATAGTTATTATTACCTTTTAGGTATGTGTTCCGGACATCAGAAAGATTTATCATCCAAAAAACAAACAGTACGGATATACGGCTGTTTTATTTATAAAAAGTAAAATCCTATCAAAAACTATTTATCAAAGGAGGAACAACTATGAAAACTGTAATTATTGGAGCAAATCATGCTGGAATTGCTGCAGCCAACACTCTCTTGGACAACTATCCTGATCAGAAGGTGGTTATGCTTGACCAGAACACAAACTTAAGCTATCTCGGATGCGGAACTGCACTGTGGGTCGGACGCCAGATTGATTCTTATGAAAATCTTTTCTATACCGATAAAAGTGCTTTCGAAGCAAAGGGCGCTGTTATCCGCATGGAAACAACGGTAGAAAAGGTAGATTTTGAAAAGAAGATTGTTTTCTGCAGAACAAAAGATGGTGCTTCTTTTGAAGAAAATTATGACAAGCTGATCCTTGCTACAGGTTCTCTTCCAATTGCGCCGACACTTCCCGGCAGTGATTTAAAAGGGATCAGTTTCCTGAAACTTTTCCAGGACGGCCAGAATGTAGACCGCCAGATCAGCGATCCAAACGTCAAAGACGTGGCTGTCATCGGAGCCGGATACATCGGTGTGGAAATTGCTGAAGCAGCGAAACGCCGGGGCAAAAATGTCCGCCTTTTCGATGTAGCTCCCACTTCCCTTGCCAGCTATTATGATCCGTGGTTTGCAGAAGATATGGACAAAAATCTCGCTGCACATGGAATCGAGCTTCATTATGGCGAGCGCGCTACTGCCTACAAAGGCACAGAACATGTAGAAGCAGTTGTGACAGATAAGGGAGAATATAAAACAGATCTTGTCATCAACGCAATTGGCTTTCTTCCAAACAACGCTCTTGGAAAAGATCATCTGGAGTGTTTCCGGAACGGAGCATATAAAGTAGATAAACATCAAAAGACAAGCGATCCGGATGTATACGCCGTAGGCGACTGCGCCACAATCTACTCCAACGCGCTTCGGGCTGAGACTTATATCGCACTTGCCACCAATGCAGTCCGTACAGGAATTATTGCCGCTCACAACATTGGCGGAACCACCCTTGACGCTATTGGAGTACAGGGTTCCAACGGCATTTCCATCTTTGGCTACAATATGGTTTCCACCGGATTGTCCGTTGCCGCTGCACAGAAAAACAATATGAGTGTGGAATATACTGACTACGAAGACCTGCAAAGACCGGGATTCATGAAGGAAAACGCAAAAGTTAAAATCCGTATCGTATACGAATCAGATTCCCGCCGCATTGTAGGTGCACAAATGGCTTCAACAGAAGATATTTCCATGGGAATCCATATGTTCTCCCTTGCAATCGAAGAGGGCGTAACTATTGATAAACTGAAACTTTTGGACATTTTCTTCCTTCCTCATTTCAATCAGCCGTATAACTACATTACTATGGCTGCACTTAGCGCAAAATAAAAATCCGCCTGCAAGAGGCAGGCAAAAATAAGAAAGGCCCTCTATCCCTTCCATTTCTTTATAGGAAGGGATAGAAGGTCTTTCCTGTTTTTTCATGCAGCTATACTGACCGCAGTTATTTCGCTTTATCTATCATGTAGGATTGCAGGCTTTTTTGACAGCCATTTTTTTCATAAAATCTTTCCACTCCCGGCTGCGCGCCAAAATATAACATAGTAGGAGTGTTCTCCTTTGCAAGTTCAAGAAGTTTACTTCCTACACCTTGCCTTTGATATTCCGGAAGAACAAGCAATTCTGTAATCGTTCCAAAAAAATACCCGTCTGTAAGAATGCGCAGGCACCCCACAAGTATTTCATTATCATACGCTGTAATATTCACTGTCTTAGATAATGCAGTTTGTGTCCGTTCCATATCATAATCGCCTTGCCATATTTGATTGACAAAGGGCAGGAAAACCGAAGCCGCAAGCTCTGTATCATTTACTTTATATTCCATTTTATCCCTGGTATATTGTAATTGACTCATCTAACGGTCACTTACAAATATACCGTCTCCTTTCTATCAACCTTTTAGTCCGTGGTTGATTACGGTATTGTACATTTGTATGATGTAAATATGTGATGTGGATTTGTATTTTTTTATCCTGTGGCTTTGACTACTTGTAGGAGGTTCTCACCACACCTTATTTCTAAATAATGATTAGTTAGATGAGTCTTGAATTCCTATCTTGTACCAGGTTTTACGAAGTAAGTGCTGTGGATAACACATTGCATATTTTTTACGAAAGGAATGTATTATCATGATTTTAGTCGGAATTGACATTGGTAAACATCAACACATCTTCTCCATCATTGACAAACAATCCGGTGAAATACTTTCTAATCCTTCTGTTTTTCATAACAATCAAGATGGCTTTTTGTTACTCATCGGAAAACTAAGCTGCTATGCCAAATCACAGCTTCTTATTGGCATGGAAGATACCGGGCATTATCATTTTGCCTTACTCAAATATCTTCTTAACAGGCACTATACTGTTGCTCTGATCAACCCAACCACTACTGACCTTACCAGAAAACTTCAGGGCGGCATTACCAAAAACGATCCCCTGGATTCTCTTACCATTTGTGATGTCATCGGCTCAAATCAGCGTAAAAAGCCTTATCGCATTACAAAAGTAAACCGTTTCGACCTTTATGAACAAAAGCAGCTGACACGCCATCACCACAACCTGAAAGAGGAATTAAACCTCTACAAAAACCGGCTTCAGAAATGTATTGATATCGTATTCCCTGAATTTAATTCCTTATTCCGTTCAAAGTATGGCATTGTTTACATGAATGTTTTAAAATCGTTTGCTTCTGCTGAAAAGATTGCAAACTCTGATATCCGGACCATCCGGAAATGTTTTGAATATGAGGGGCGCGGAAAACGGATTCAACTTTCTGCCGAACAGCTTAAAACAGCAGCCAAAGCTTCTGTCGGCATCTCTTCTGTTGCTGAAGAAATCCAGATCAGACACCTTGTAAGTCAAATTGAAATGATAGAAGAACAACTTTCTGAAATAGACAAAAAGATAGAAGAGTTTTCCCTGCAAAACAACTCTCCTATCCTCTCCATACCAGGAATTTCACACTTCTCTGGTACTTCTATTTTAGCGGAATTAGGAGATGTTTGCAACTATACAAAAGCGTCTCAAATCATTAAATTTGCCGGTGTCGCCCCATATCACTATGAATCCAGTCAGTTTATCGCCCGGCATACTGCAATCACCAAGAAAGGTTCCCGGTATCTGAGAAAAACACTGTATCAGATTATCTTGCCGGTCATCAATCACAACAGGGTCTTCACTTCTTATTACAACAAAAAGATAGCCGAAGGCAAAGGTCACAGATGTGCTCAGGGTCACTGTATCAGAAAACTTTTAAGAGTCATCTATCATCTTCTAAGTACCGGACAGAGTTTTGATTCTACGTTACTGATATAGCTATAATTACAACCCAGCTTATTACAATGAGCCTTCTTGGGAAGGTCTGTTTGTTGTGCCACAAAATCCATAATTATTCACATATTTTCAAAGTACATACTTTTACTAACTAAAATTCAATGTTAAAAAAACTACTTGATTTTTATATAGTTAGCTCCTATATATAATGAATCATATTCCGATAATCTTTCCATCTATGCCTGCATCTTCGCATACACTGGATTTTTCATATTCTCATTCTACCATAGCTCTCCTTTTTCCGGCAATCTCTGTTCTCCCTGTTCTTTCTATATTATTTATATTTTGCCGTAAGTGAAATGGACTTTTCCCTTGCCTGTAATCTGCTCATTTGATTCTTGCCTTCCCTCCTGTGCAAAGAGTATAATATGTTGGCATTAGATTTTTTTACTTTAGCGTCGGTGTACAAGGGGGACAAAATCTACCCTTCACCGCCGTGTTGCCCCTTGTACACCGACGCTATCATCCTTTAATGAAAGAACACTCTGGAGGAATCATCTATGAGAAAAAATATTGACCTCGTAAACGGCCCTGTGCTGAAATCTCTGACACAGCTCGCCCTTCCCATTATGGCCACCTCTTTGATACAAACCGCCTACAACCTTACGGATATGCTCTGGATTGGAAGAGTCGGCAGCAATGCTGTCGCGTCAGTGGGGGCTGCCGGAATGTACATGTGGCTCTCCAATGGTCTTGCTGCTCTGCCAAAAATGGGCGGTCAAGTAAATGTGGGGCATGTGCTGGGAGCTGGCCGTCCCAAGGATGCAGCCAACTACGCAACAGCCGCACTTCATATTTCTATAATTTTCGGCCTCGTTTTTGGACTGGTCTGTATCTTGTTTTCCAATCCGCTGATCGGATTTTTTAACCTGACCGGACATCAGGTCATCGCCGACGCTCGCATTTACCTGAAGATCACCTGCGGATGTGTCATTTTTTCTTTTTTAAACCAGACACTTACCGGAATATTTACTGCAGCCGGCAATAGCCGCTCCTCTTTTATGGCAACTTTAACCGGCCTTCTTATCAATATGATATTGGATCCGGTACTTATCTTCGGACTTGGACCATTTCCTGTCATGGGTGTGGCCGGAGCGGCTATCGCAACTGTACTGGCACAGGCGACAGTAACCCTTATCTTTTTTGTCTTTGCCAAAAAAGACAACATTATTTTTTGCCATATAAAACTATTTCGAATCCCGGACAGAAGTCTTTTTTCTTCTATTGTCAGAATCGGATTCCCAACTTGCATACAAAATATGATTTTTACAGGTATTTCCATGATCATTGCCCGGCTCGTTGCAGGATATGGAGATGCCGCTGTTGCAGTGCAAAAAGTTGGTTCACAGATTGAATCCATCTCCTGGATGACTGCAGATGGATTTGCCGCTGCTGTAAACTCTTTTCTTGCTCAAAATCATGGTGCCGGAAAATACAGCCGAATCCCAAAAGGATATTACAGCGCAATGAAAGTTGTTCTTGTATGGGGACTTTTCTGTACACTACTGCTAATTTTCCTCCCTGCCCCTGTATTCCGCCTTTTTATTACAGAAGCAGACATTCTCCCCATGGGAGTAGATTATCTCATGATACTTGGTGTGTCCCAGCTCTTCATGAGTGTTGAGATTACCACCGCCGGTGCATTTGCAGGGCTTGGCAGAACTTTGCCCCCTTCTGTAACCAGCATCGTTTTGACAGGTATGCGCATCCCGCTTGCTATGCTCCTGATCCATACGCCACTTGGACTGAATGGAATCTGGTGGAGTATTACTATTTCCAGTATTTTCAAAGGAATTATCTTATTTATATGGTTCCGTCATCTGCTCGCTCACAGGAAAAACTATGTTGATATATCCGACAGCGGGAAAATGTATACAGAATCTTCTAAATGTAGTAAAATATAAACACAATTTCGTACGTACTGATCAGGAACAGCTCCTGTCAGGACTGTAAATGATCCAGGCTAATATAATAATCAATAATAATGACAAAGAGAGGTTAAAACTATGTGGGCTTACAATAGCATTTTTTATCAAATATATCCTATCGGCTTTTGCGGGGCTCCGGTTCATAATGACGGGGAATGTGTACCGCGTATACGTAAAATTATGGAGTGGAGTGAATATCTGGAAAAACTCGGTGTAGATTCTATTTTACTGAACCCGATTTTTGAATCCGACAATCATGGTTATGATACCCGCGATTTCAAAATCATCGACTGCCGTCTGGGGACAAACGAAGACTTTGCCGATGTCTGCCAGGATCTTCACAATCACAATGTAAAAATTGTGTTGGATGGCGTATTTAACCATGTCGGCAGAGGATTCTGGGCTTTTAAAGATGTCTGTGAGAAGAAATGGGATTCTCCATACAAGGACTGGTTCCACATCAATTTTGACGGCAACAGCTGCTACAATGACGGCTTCTGGTATGAAGGATGGGAAGGTCATTTTGAGCTGGTAAAGCTGAACCTGCAAAATCCCGCTGTGACGGATTATCTTCTGGAATGTGTCAAATTCTGGGTGGATACTTTTGATATCGACGGCCTGCGCCTGGATGTGGCCTACTGCCTGGATCCTGATTTTATGCGCCGTCTGCGTTCCTATGCCCAGGAACTGAAAGAAGACTTTGTCCTGATCGGGGAAGTTCTTTTCGGAGACTACAATCGTATTGTCAACGATGAAATGCTCCACAGCTGTACAAATTACGAATGTTATAAAGGAATTTATTCCAGTTTTAATTCCATGAATATGTTTGAGATTGCCCATTCACTTCAGCGTCAGTACGGCCCGGAACAATGGTGCCTGTACCGCGGAAAACATCTGATGACCTTCGTAGATAATCACGATGTCACCAGGATCGCAAGCATTCTCACAAACAAAAACCACCTTCCCCTGACTTACGGGATTCTTCTTGGAATGCCGGGCATTCCCTGCATTTACTATGGAAGCGAATGGGGAACATTAGGTGAAAAAGCGCCCGACAACGATTATGCACTTCGCCCCTGCTTCGAACAACCCAGCCCCAATGAACTTACAGAACTCATCCACAAGTTAATCCGAATCCGCCAGCAAAGCGATGCACTGTGCAGCGGTTCTTACCGCAATGTCGTACTTACGAACCATCAGCTCATTTTCGAGCGCGCATCCGAAAAAGAACGCATGTTGGTGGCGATCAACGCCTCCGACACTGACTACACCGCATACCACGGCGATCTCCAGGGAAATGCCCGTGAACTGATAAATGAAAAAATTTTAAGCCTTGACGGAAAACTGGAAATGCCGGCCTACAGCATACAATATCTTGTGTTTTAAGCAATTTTGCACAGGGTGTTTCGCAGTTTTGCACGGGGTATATTGCAGATGAGGACGTAACACTTTTAAACTTTGTTACGTCCTCATCTGCAGAAAGGAGCCAATATGAACCATCCTATCTTTATCATTGCCGGAGCCGCTATCATGGATGTTCTTGCGCGACCGGTGAATCCTTCTGTCTTTCGGACCGGTTCCATACCGGCGAAGGGGATTACGATGCGCACCGGAGGCGATGCCATGAATGAGGCCAAGGCACTCTCTTCTCTTGGCAATCCGGTCCGTCTGATCAGCAAGATTGGCCGGGACACCGCCGGGGATACGATCATGACGGAATGCTCCATGTCCCGTATTGACACGAGCTGCATCTGCCGTTCCGAGGATATCCCTACCAGTGTGAATATTGTTCTTGTGGACGATCAGGGAGAACGTCATTTCATCACTTCACCCCGGGGTACCCTTCGGAATCTGTACCCGGAAGACATTCCTGACAGTGCTTTGGAAGGAGGTAAATTTTTCTGTTTTGCCAGTATTTTTGTATCTCCTTTTTTTGACAACGCCGCCCTCACGGATCTGTTCCGAAGAGTCAAAGATCAGAAAATGACCTTATGTGCCGATATGACCAAGTGTAAAAACAAGGAGACACTTGCAGATATGAAGGAGTGCCTCTCTCTTCTTGACTATGTCTTTCCCAACTATGAGGAAGCCGCGCTTCTTACCGGCAAGACGGACCTTGACGATATTGCGGATGCTTTTCTTCAATGCGGAGTGAAACATGTTGTTATTAAAAACGGTTCCCGGGGCTGTTTTATCAAAACCAATCAGGAACGCTGGGAAATACCGGCATATTCCGGTGCGAAATGTATAGATACAACCGGAGCCGGCGATACCTTCACCGCATGTTTTCTCCATGCATTAGGCAAAAATTTTTCCCTCCCCGACTGCGGCCGTTTTGCAAATGCCGGAGCTTCCATCTGCATTGAAAATCTGGGAGCCTGCGGCGCCGGGAACGATATAAACGTTATTTTAAAAAGAGCAGGACTTGAGGAATGATTCCCAGGTCCTGCCTTTCTATTACCGCCCTTATTCTCTTACAAGAACTTTCTCGATTTCCGCCATATACATCACATGATAGTCTTTCTGCGGATACCAGGTTTCTTTGCTTTTTTCGTCCACAAAACACTCCGGAAGCATTTCCTGCACATAGAGTTTTCTGCAGACAAAGATCATTTCCGCCTCGGAAACAGCAACTGCTTTTCCGCCTTCTACTTCGACACAGCAGGGCGTAAGACCCGCCGTCTCCCATTTATCTGCCACATCTCTTCCGGAAACAGAACCGCAGATTTTAAGAGCCTCTCTTTTTTCTTCCGTCAAAAAGGAAAGGGTGAATCTGTCATTTGTATCTACAAATTCTTTTGTGTATCTCTGGGGGCGGATATAGGCGGTTGCAACCGGTTTCCCCCACATAAATCCAACGCCTCCCCAGCTTGCTGTCATTGTATTGGATTTCTCCTGATCTCCTGCTGTGATCAGCATCCACTGTTTGCTGATCTTATCAAAGGGATTAAACTGCAGCGTATGGATATCTACTTCTTTAAAGGCCATATTTTTTCCTCCTCGTTGTCTCTGTTTCTCTTAGTACCAGCGCACCATTGGGAAATCATTGTCAATTCCATTTGTCGACACAATCTGGTGCAGGTCAATCATTCCATTTATGAGGATTATTTTTTATTTTCCCGATAAAAAATCTCTTATTTCATCACAATTTTACGGAAGTTTTTCTTTCCCTTTTTCAGCACAATACCTGCTTTAAATGCATCCTCTGTGAACACTTCATGGATGTTTTCCACTTTTTCGCCATCCACGGAAACGCCGCCTTGCTGCACTGCACGTCTTGCCTCTGATTTAGAAGGAACCAGCCCGCTCTTTACAAGCATTGTGAGGATATCGATGCATCCGTCTTCCATATCCTCTTCCGTAAGCTCTGTAGTCGGCATCTGTGCCGCTGCACCCTGGCTGAACAAAGCTCTTGCAGACGCCTGTGCTTTTTCTGCTTCTTCCTCGCCATGCACCAGTTTGGTAAGCTCGTAAGCAAGGATCTCTTTTGCAGTATTTAACTGTGCGCCTTCCCAGGAATCCATCTTGTCAATCTCTTCCAGCGGAAGGAATGTCAGCATACGGATACATTTCAGTACGTCTGCATCTGCCACATTTCTCCAGTACTGATAGAAATCAAACGGAGAGGTCTTTTCCGGATCAAGCCATACTGCGCCGCTCTGTGTTTTTCCCATCTTCTTTCCCTCGGAGTTCAGAAGAAGTGTAATGGTCATAGCGCATGCATTTTTACCCAGCTTACGGCGGATCAATTCAGTTCCTCCCAGCATGTTGCTCCACTGGTCGTCCCCGCCGAACTGCATGTTGCAACCGTATTTCTGGAACAGTTCATAGAAATCATAGCTCTGCATGATCATATAGTTAAACTCCAGGAAACTTAATCCCTTTTCCATTCTCTGTTTATAGCATTCTGCCGCAAGCATACGGTTTACGGAAAAATGCGGTCCCACTTCCCTGAGAAGATCAATATAATTCAGATCCAGAAGCCAGTCTGCATTGTTTACCATCAAAGCCTTTCCGTCAGAGAAATCAATGAAACGGCTCATCTGCTTCTTAAAGCAGTCGCAGTTGTGCTGGATCTGCTCCGGCGTCATCATGGAGCGCATGTCTGATCTTCCCGAAGGATCGCCAATGTAGCCTGTTCCTCCTCCGATCAGGGCGATCGGTCTGTTTCCAGCTTCCTGGAGACGTTTCATCAGACAAAGCGCCATAAAATGTCCTACGTGGAGGCTGTCTGCTGTAGGGTCAAATCCAATATAAAAGGTTGCTTTTCCATTGTTGATCAGTTCTCTTATCTCTTCTTCATCTGTCACCTGGGCAATCAGTCCTCTTGCCTGCAGTTCTTCATAAATTCCCATTTTTTCTTCTCCTTTTTTCTGATTCTTTTTTGACTCATTCTGCTTTGATCTCTGATACATGAAAGGCCTGTGCATTCTGTCCGGAGCGTTTTATTCAGTAGGGAACGAAGATTCCTATTGAATAAAAAAGCCCCTACTGTTTTTCAACAGTAAGGGCGAATTGCTCGCGGTACCACCTTATTTCACCGCTGCCTCACAGCAGACGGCCTTTCAAGGCTGCGTTCTCTTTTACAGCCTGTGCATGATAACGTATGCCACCTACGTCGCATCCTACTTTCTTTTGACCTTTCCTTTGGCCTTTTCCGATTTCAGTGCGAAGCTCCAAGATGTATTCACATCCGACTCCTTCATGCGCCTCTCATCCGCCGGCAGCTTTCTGTCTGGGTGTTTCGAATGCTACTTCTTCTTTTCAAAGCCTTTTTATATTTGTCGTTTCTCTGTCTGCAATCCTAACGTATTTGCATATATTTGTCAAGCACAATATAAAGTAAAATCTCCTTTACCTGTGATACGGACAGGCCTTTTTCAGGCACTGCTGATTTTCCTCCGAAAAAGTGCAGACGATTTCCGCCGGGCAGTCCATTTCCACCCCAAGTTCCTTTGCCGTCATCTCCGCCGCTTTTCGGATCGCCGTAAATGTATCCCGCTTGCAGCACCTGGGGCCTCCAAGCTCCCCGATGGCCTCCAGCGCCTTGGCCGTTGTCCGGTTTGCCAGCCCCCAGGAGCGTCCCGCAAGAGGCGTGGCTCCCGTTACAATACTCATATAGATCCCTGTGCTGACTCCTGCTCCGCAGCACCCCCAGAAGCCGCACACGCCGCCCGGTATCTGGCTGCCTCTTTCTTTCATCTCTTCCAGGGCCTCTTTTAAGTCGATATCGCCGCCGCTGTTGCGGTATGCCGTAAGAAGAACCGCTCCCACCATGACATGATGTTCCGGCCCATGCATGTAAATGTAGGGATCTTCCATGATCTTCCGGGCAATTTCCACCGGATTTTTTGAATCCGTCTTTTGGCAGATTTCCATAATGACCTCAATGCCTTTTTTAGCATGGCAGGCATCGCAGACATAGTGCCCTTTCTCGCAGGAAGCATGAGAAAGTTCCGTCTTTCCACAGAAAACACATTCCATCTCCACTGCTTTGGGATAATAAGTCAGATTTTCTCCGCATACCAGGCAGGCGCCTCTTTTTCTCTCACTCATTGTCGTATTCCCTCTTTTTCCCTTTTTATTACACAGCTTGCCTTTCTAACATTTTCCCGTCTTTTATGACTGCTTTCAGGTTCAGATCCTTATCAAGGAGCAGCATATTGGCCTTTTTCCCCACGGAAATAGATCCGTATTTATCATAGACTCCAAGGCTTTTAGCCGGATTTACTGTGGCGCATCCGATAGCTGTCTCCAGAGGAATCTCCATCTTTTTAACTGCCGTCCGCACACAGTCCATCAGATTGGTTGCAGATCCTGCCAGAGATCCATCCGATACAAGGGTTGCGCGGTTCCCCTTCACATCCACGTCCAACCCTCCCAGTGTGTATCTGCCGTCCGGCATACCGGTGGCTCTCATACTGTCGCTGATGAAAATGATCCGTTCTTCTCCAAGCATTTTAAAGGTTGTACGCACCACTGCCGGGTGAATATGCACCCCGTCGCAGATCAGTTCCGCCATCACATG encodes:
- the tyrS gene encoding tyrosine--tRNA ligase, with amino-acid sequence MGIYEELQARGLIAQVTDEEEIRELINNGKATFYIGFDPTADSLHVGHFMALCLMKRLQEAGNRPIALIGGGTGYIGDPSGRSDMRSMMTPEQIQHNCDCFKKQMSRFIDFSDGKALMVNNADWLLDLNYIDLLREVGPHFSVNRMLAAECYKQRMEKGLSFLEFNYMIMQSYDFYELFQKYGCNMQFGGDDQWSNMLGGTELIRRKLGKNACAMTITLLLNSEGKKMGKTQSGAVWLDPEKTSPFDFYQYWRNVADADVLKCIRMLTFLPLEEIDKMDSWEGAQLNTAKEILAYELTKLVHGEEEAEKAQASARALFSQGAAAQMPTTELTEEDMEDGCIDILTMLVKSGLVPSKSEARRAVQQGGVSVDGEKVENIHEVFTEDAFKAGIVLKKGKKNFRKIVMK
- a CDS encoding DUF5714 domain-containing protein — its product is MSERKRGACLVCGENLTYYPKAVEMECVFCGKTELSHASCEKGHYVCDACHAKKGIEVIMEICQKTDSKNPVEIARKIMEDPYIYMHGPEHHVMVGAVLLTAYRNSGGDIDLKEALEEMKERGSQIPGGVCGFWGCCGAGVSTGIYMSIVTGATPLAGRSWGLANRTTAKALEAIGELGGPRCCKRDTFTAIRKAAEMTAKELGVEMDCPAEIVCTFSEENQQCLKKACPYHR